One region of Natronolimnobius baerhuensis genomic DNA includes:
- a CDS encoding HNH endonuclease yields MGTGDGESDQRGYGEGWEDLRRQTLRRDGYACTRCGADDRTLQAHHIIPRGQGGPDELSNLLTLCRPCHGVIHQTNKSFDDVRDDAPLFPNPDAPDPVARMQRPDDGYCSRCGHDQYPNDLVAWTDIPDSDSRTPRASAPDHLTLCKPCAGFLLECECSPIRREDLTANHRFGIHELSAWRLDAPVRSSVFAPSQVAVRRTPRTLRERVVDDTPLRFVWNHEGGRWLAIGVISYVALVFVVATVL; encoded by the coding sequence ATGGGCACTGGTGACGGCGAGTCGGACCAACGCGGCTACGGCGAGGGCTGGGAGGACCTCCGCCGGCAAACGCTGCGCCGCGATGGCTACGCCTGTACCCGCTGTGGGGCTGACGACCGCACGCTGCAGGCTCACCACATCATCCCGCGTGGACAGGGCGGCCCGGACGAGTTGTCGAACCTGTTGACGCTGTGTCGGCCCTGCCACGGCGTCATCCATCAGACGAACAAGTCATTCGACGACGTGCGCGACGACGCCCCGCTCTTTCCCAATCCCGACGCACCCGACCCCGTCGCGCGGATGCAGCGTCCGGACGATGGCTACTGCAGTCGCTGCGGTCACGACCAGTACCCGAACGACCTCGTCGCCTGGACCGACATTCCGGATTCCGACTCGAGGACACCTCGCGCCAGCGCCCCCGACCACCTCACGCTCTGCAAACCGTGTGCAGGCTTCCTGCTCGAGTGCGAATGTTCACCGATCCGGCGCGAGGACCTCACTGCCAACCATCGCTTTGGCATCCACGAACTCTCAGCGTGGCGACTCGACGCGCCTGTTCGCTCGAGTGTGTTTGCACCCTCGCAGGTCGCGGTCCGCCGGACGCCCCGGACGCTTCGCGAACGAGTAGTCGATGATACGCCGCTTCGGTTCGTCTGGAACCACGAGGGCGGGCGCTGGCTGGCGATTGGCGTCATAAGCTACGTGGCGCTGGTCTTCGTCGTTGCAACTGTGCTGTAA
- the pstB gene encoding phosphate ABC transporter ATP-binding protein PstB encodes MTANSGGQRTVSTSEAGESRSDPMTDAPLGSPHVADPIIESRDLDVYYGDDQALHSIDMEIPEQQVTALIGPSGCGKSTFLRSINRMNDLIDIARVDGDLSFRGKNVYDEDVDPVALRRKIGMVFQKPNPFPKSIFDNVAYGLRVQGKDGADVDVEAEVRTALERAALLEEVEDQLDESGLELSGGQQQRLCIARAIAPDPEVILMDEPASALDPVATSKIEDLVEELAEEYTVVIVTHNMQQAARISDKTAVFLTGGHLVEFDDTNKIFENPESDRVEDYITGKFG; translated from the coding sequence ATGACCGCGAATAGCGGCGGACAACGAACCGTATCGACGTCCGAGGCGGGTGAGAGTCGGTCGGACCCGATGACTGATGCGCCACTTGGCTCACCACATGTTGCAGATCCGATTATCGAGTCACGCGATCTCGATGTCTACTACGGTGACGATCAGGCCCTCCACAGCATCGACATGGAGATTCCCGAGCAGCAAGTGACGGCCCTGATCGGCCCCTCCGGCTGTGGGAAATCAACGTTCTTGCGCTCGATCAACCGGATGAACGATCTGATCGACATCGCACGCGTCGACGGTGATCTCTCTTTCCGCGGGAAAAACGTCTATGACGAGGACGTCGACCCCGTTGCACTGCGCCGGAAAATCGGAATGGTATTCCAGAAACCGAACCCCTTCCCGAAGAGCATCTTCGACAACGTCGCCTACGGCCTGCGCGTCCAGGGCAAAGACGGTGCCGACGTCGACGTCGAAGCAGAGGTTCGAACGGCTCTCGAGCGCGCTGCCCTCCTTGAGGAGGTCGAGGATCAACTCGACGAGAGTGGCCTCGAACTCTCCGGTGGGCAACAGCAGCGACTCTGTATCGCCCGCGCTATCGCGCCGGACCCGGAAGTGATTCTGATGGACGAGCCAGCGAGCGCGCTCGACCCCGTTGCAACCTCGAAAATCGAGGATCTGGTCGAAGAACTCGCCGAGGAGTATACGGTCGTCATCGTCACCCACAACATGCAGCAGGCGGCCCGCATCTCCGACAAGACGGCGGTCTTCCTCACCGGCGGCCACCTTGTTGAGTTCGACGACACGAACAAAATCTTCGAGAATCCCGAGAGCGACCGCGTCGAGGATTACATTACGGGCAAATTCGGGTAA
- a CDS encoding M48 family metalloprotease, which translates to MASTLLALFVVVAVFLAGIWATLFGLLTIVGFRPATWPATILTVVLLGVIGYAEYKQRDTIEALAGARPIDPDAESELERITTRIAAQLDVPKPTIAIADRHAPEAMAVGFRPSNIHLVISSGALDSLETTAELEAVVAHELAHVANRDAMVMTAVSAPVVLADGLLTRFERINDNEDNNAAFLSILTVPLGLLSLVVSFCGRCLTAHLSRERERAADRAAVGVTGSPAALATALERLDDEITATPTRDLRDAAAVSSLSILSLEPDEPEKIMLGPEGQQEPSYWWLRKRLYKLFRTHPPTPERLEWLADAERRQE; encoded by the coding sequence ATGGCAAGTACGCTCCTTGCGCTTTTCGTGGTCGTCGCCGTTTTCCTCGCTGGCATTTGGGCAACCCTCTTTGGATTGCTTACGATTGTTGGATTTAGGCCGGCAACCTGGCCCGCGACTATCCTCACTGTCGTCTTGCTGGGCGTGATCGGCTACGCCGAGTACAAGCAACGGGACACAATCGAAGCGCTGGCGGGCGCTCGCCCAATCGATCCCGACGCAGAGTCCGAACTCGAGCGAATCACCACCCGAATCGCCGCTCAACTCGATGTCCCGAAGCCGACGATTGCAATCGCCGACCGACACGCACCCGAGGCGATGGCCGTCGGCTTTCGCCCATCGAACATCCACCTCGTCATCTCGAGTGGGGCGCTTGACTCACTCGAGACGACCGCGGAGCTCGAGGCGGTGGTGGCACACGAACTCGCCCACGTCGCCAACCGCGACGCGATGGTGATGACCGCAGTCTCTGCCCCTGTGGTGCTCGCCGATGGCCTACTCACGCGATTCGAACGGATCAACGACAACGAGGACAACAACGCTGCGTTTCTCTCCATCCTGACCGTCCCGCTTGGACTCCTCTCGCTCGTCGTCTCCTTTTGCGGGCGCTGTCTCACGGCACACCTCTCTCGAGAGCGCGAACGCGCCGCCGACCGCGCCGCCGTCGGCGTCACTGGTTCCCCGGCCGCACTCGCGACCGCGCTCGAGCGCCTCGACGACGAGATTACGGCGACGCCGACGCGAGACCTCCGTGATGCAGCCGCCGTGTCGTCGCTGTCGATCCTCTCGCTTGAGCCTGACGAACCCGAAAAGATCATGCTCGGTCCCGAGGGCCAGCAGGAACCGTCCTACTGGTGGCTTCGAAAACGCCTCTACAAACTGTTTCGGACGCACCCGCCGACGCCTGAACGGCTCGAGTGGTTGGCCGATGCGGAACGCCGGCAGGAGTAG
- a CDS encoding helix-turn-helix domain-containing protein — protein sequence MRANPAAELSHEAQYWTQSGKIRFFFWMSGVKHDPFETAVAVDPTVTNLHWLDTVESQHLYRVDFTAVGRNMSTFPMWADDDAILLDAQATEGEWRIRMRLPDRATLSKYRDTYINHDCSFALLALYQETAGSDLLEASLSSSQREVLLTAYEAGYFEIPRQISQRELGSQLGMASQSVSEQLRRAIVALIESTLERQ from the coding sequence ATGAGGGCCAACCCTGCGGCTGAACTGTCTCACGAGGCGCAGTATTGGACGCAGAGTGGGAAGATCAGGTTCTTCTTTTGGATGTCTGGCGTCAAGCACGATCCGTTCGAAACAGCGGTTGCAGTTGACCCAACGGTGACGAATCTACACTGGTTAGATACCGTCGAGTCACAGCACTTGTATCGAGTCGATTTCACGGCTGTCGGTCGCAACATGTCGACGTTTCCGATGTGGGCCGATGACGATGCTATACTACTCGATGCACAGGCCACAGAGGGTGAATGGCGGATTCGGATGCGACTCCCGGATCGAGCGACACTCAGCAAGTACCGAGATACCTACATCAATCACGACTGTTCGTTTGCGCTGTTAGCACTCTACCAAGAAACAGCGGGTAGTGACCTTCTCGAGGCCTCGCTCTCGAGTTCACAGCGAGAGGTGTTACTCACGGCGTACGAGGCTGGCTACTTCGAGATTCCACGGCAGATCTCTCAGCGTGAACTCGGATCCCAGCTGGGAATGGCCTCGCAGTCCGTTTCGGAGCAGTTGCGTCGGGCCATCGTGGCGCTGATCGAATCGACACTCGAGCGGCAGTAA
- a CDS encoding cob(I)yrinic acid a,c-diamide adenosyltransferase, which produces MSIYTGRGDDGETDLRDMTRVSKASPRIEAYGTVDELNALIGTIRPSGYDDIDDCLQMVQNHLHIIQAEFATPEPDEDDPEIRPDHIDTIETWIDDFDEELEPLTSFILPTGSDAGARLHHARAVCRRAERRSVALAETEQINNDAVQYLNRLSDGLFTFARVVNARDGEPEDAPQY; this is translated from the coding sequence ATGTCGATCTACACTGGTCGCGGCGATGACGGGGAGACGGACCTCCGCGATATGACTCGTGTCTCGAAAGCGAGTCCGCGAATCGAAGCCTACGGCACTGTTGACGAACTCAACGCCCTCATCGGGACGATTCGTCCATCTGGATACGACGATATCGACGACTGTCTGCAGATGGTGCAAAATCACCTCCACATCATTCAAGCGGAGTTTGCAACACCCGAACCCGATGAAGACGACCCCGAAATCCGGCCCGATCACATCGATACTATCGAGACGTGGATCGACGACTTCGACGAGGAACTCGAGCCACTGACCTCGTTTATCCTCCCAACAGGAAGCGATGCCGGGGCGCGCCTGCATCATGCGCGAGCAGTGTGTCGCCGTGCTGAACGCCGCAGCGTTGCCCTCGCGGAGACAGAACAGATCAACAACGATGCCGTCCAGTACCTGAATCGCCTCTCGGACGGACTGTTCACGTTTGCCCGCGTGGTCAATGCTCGCGATGGCGAACCCGAAGACGCACCGCAGTACTAA
- a CDS encoding linear amide C-N hydrolase: MCTRLTYLGPDGRVLTARSMDWKEDIGTNIWALPRGLEREGNVGPASLTWTAEYGSVVATAYDIATTDGLNEAGLAANLLWLPESEYPDWDGETPAISISLWAQYMLDNFATVAEAVDHVEREEFAVVTEQVPGEDRLAALHLSLSDVTGDSAIMEYVNGDLVIHHSREHQVMTNSPTFEKQRALVEYWEDIGGTVMLPGTNRPADRFARARFYVDAIPQTDDRRAATASVLSVIRNVSVPYGIATPDEPHISSTRWRTVADHTDGIYYFESALMPNAFWVSLEELDFEAGAEARVLRLGPDQSAVFAGDASDQLEASEPFQFLGAATASQ, encoded by the coding sequence ATGTGTACGCGACTCACCTATCTCGGTCCCGACGGTCGCGTACTTACCGCTCGGTCGATGGACTGGAAAGAGGATATCGGGACTAACATCTGGGCGCTCCCGCGCGGCCTCGAGCGCGAGGGGAACGTCGGGCCGGCGTCGCTGACCTGGACGGCTGAGTACGGCAGCGTAGTCGCGACGGCGTACGACATCGCCACGACCGATGGGCTAAACGAGGCCGGATTGGCGGCCAATCTGCTGTGGCTGCCCGAATCGGAGTATCCAGACTGGGACGGAGAGACGCCCGCCATTTCGATTTCGCTGTGGGCACAGTACATGCTCGACAACTTCGCCACCGTTGCCGAGGCGGTCGACCACGTCGAGCGCGAGGAATTCGCTGTCGTGACCGAGCAGGTGCCGGGCGAGGATCGACTGGCAGCACTCCATCTCTCGCTGTCGGATGTGACCGGCGACAGCGCGATCATGGAGTACGTCAACGGCGACCTGGTGATCCACCACAGCCGCGAGCATCAGGTGATGACCAACTCGCCGACGTTCGAGAAGCAACGTGCGCTGGTCGAGTACTGGGAAGACATCGGCGGTACGGTCATGCTCCCGGGAACGAACCGCCCGGCAGACCGCTTCGCTCGAGCGCGGTTCTACGTCGATGCGATTCCCCAGACCGATGATCGGCGAGCCGCGACCGCGAGCGTGTTAAGCGTGATCCGGAACGTCTCCGTCCCGTACGGCATCGCCACGCCGGACGAACCACACATTTCCTCGACGCGCTGGCGAACCGTCGCTGACCACACCGATGGCATCTATTACTTCGAATCGGCACTCATGCCGAACGCGTTCTGGGTGTCACTCGAGGAACTCGATTTCGAGGCTGGTGCTGAGGCCCGTGTACTTCGGTTGGGGCCGGACCAGTCAGCGGTTTTCGCTGGCGACGCATCCGACCAGTTAGAAGCAAGCGAGCCGTTTCAGTTTCTCGGGGCGGCGACGGCCTCACAGTGA
- a CDS encoding DUF7838 family putative zinc beta-ribbon protein: protein MTLELDHECPDCEADKTFYRAASTTLHLGTKIKWHCPDCDYGFIQINGNREDPIDSSVSA, encoded by the coding sequence ATGACACTGGAACTCGACCACGAATGCCCCGACTGCGAGGCGGACAAAACGTTCTACCGCGCTGCGAGTACGACCCTCCATCTGGGAACCAAGATCAAGTGGCACTGCCCCGACTGTGACTACGGCTTCATCCAGATCAACGGCAACCGCGAGGACCCAATCGACTCGAGCGTTTCTGCCTGA
- a CDS encoding DUF7344 domain-containing protein has translation MVFEALADHRRRELCAYLASKSDTVEITAILSHFEQRQSTTPDGGHPRARFKIELHHVHLPLLDDADIVEYTPQSKQISPDRHFDVAEALLETTTEQELIAR, from the coding sequence ATGGTTTTTGAAGCGCTCGCTGATCACCGTCGCCGCGAACTGTGTGCGTACCTCGCTTCCAAATCGGACACGGTTGAGATCACAGCGATCCTCTCTCACTTTGAGCAACGACAATCGACGACTCCGGACGGTGGTCACCCTCGAGCACGGTTCAAAATCGAACTCCATCACGTCCATCTCCCGCTGTTAGATGACGCGGATATCGTCGAGTACACGCCCCAGTCGAAACAAATCTCGCCGGATCGACACTTCGACGTGGCCGAGGCACTCCTCGAGACGACAACAGAACAGGAACTGATTGCCCGATAG